The stretch of DNA GCTGCCTTTGATCAGTCCAGCCATCTGCCATCAGTGTACAACCAGTCCTTTTCCACGAGCTCCTATAACCTTCAACAAGCAACTGACATTCCTTCTTAAGATCGGCCAGCAAATGAACTCTCATTTCGTCATACGACGGTCCTTTGAAACCAGGTCTGATTGCAGCAACGCCGTCCAAGGTAGGTTGAAAGTAAGGCGATTGAATTGCATTGAATGGAATCCGTGCATCAATGATCCATCTTGCAAGCCCCAACTTAACCTTGTGTTTAACTTGTTTACTGGCCAAGATACTTTTCAAAGCTGGTTGAGAGCCTGGTGTAGTCCTTTCCTTAAAATCACTTCCAATTGAAGTAGCAGCAATCGCTCTTCTCTTTCCTTTGTCTCCCATTGTTGCAGGAGCCGGAGGTTGTACAGGATTAAGCACTTCACCCTCTTCTTCCACTTGAGTTTCACTTTCCACATCATAACAATCAGATGTAAAATTTTgccttatttttttgttttcctccAAAAGCCTTTTGAATTGAAGTTCAACATCTTTAGTTACTTTGTTACAAACTTTAATTTGTCCAGGGATTTTTGCAAAATGATATTTCATTCTATATATCCCCCCTCCATTGTAAGTATTCAAGCAGAAAATACATGTATATTGAGCcttgttatttttgtcatacTTCACTGTAAAATACTGCCAAGCTGGATCAGATTTACCTCTGGATGAACCAGTTTGAGAATTTTGAACAGCATTATCTTGTGGCTGTGGGTTACTTTGTGATTGTTCCATCTATAACAATCAGAAAATCAAAGACAAGAAATCAACTTCAGAAAACCATGAAAATAATGAAGCAACAAACAGAACAGGCAGCATAGAGAATCAAAATCTATTTCCAGCAAACAGAACAGGCAGCATAGATCAACTTCATGCAGCTTTATAGTCACAGAAATCAACTGATtcaggtaaaataaaaatttaaaactatttcCATTCAGAagcataaaaaatattcatgaagCAGCAAACAGAACAGGCAGCATAGAGAATCAAAAACTATTTCCAGCAAACAGAACAGGCAGCATAGATCAACTTCATACAGCTTGACAGTCACAGAAATCAATTGATtcaggtaaaataaaaatttaaaactatttccattcagaagcaacaaaataTTCATGAAGCAGCAAACAGAAGCAGCAAACAGAACAGGCAGCATAgagaatcaaaaacaaaaatcaagatCAAAACATATTCATGAAGCAGCAAACAGAAGCAGCAAACAGAACATGCAGCATagaaaatcaaaaacaaaaatcaagatCAGAACATATTCAGAAGCAGCAAACAGATTAAAAGGGTAATAAAAGTGTTCGAGACTTAACACGACTTGAAAAACAGATTGAACCTGAAGCATATTTAACTGGATtcatatgttattttttaactcaaatgccctgttatttttttttcaaacagaACAGGTGAGCTCAGAATTCAGAAGGAAGCATGTTCAAAATCAAGAAGACGAGAAAATCAGTCTTACCAGAGAATGAGGAGGCGGGCTCGGTGAGCTCGGCAACGTTCGGCGATGAGGAGGCAGGCTCAACGCGGTGGTGGTCGCGGCTGTTGTGGATTGGTTTGGGTGGCAAATGAGGAGCACTGCTGGGTGGCGAATGAGGAGCGCTTTGGAATCTGGAGCTTGGTGGGCGGTGGCAATGGTGGCCTTGGTGGGTGAGGGGAGAAGAAAGGGGAGATCGGCTGATTGGTGGCTGACTAGGGTTAGGGAAGAAAGGGGAGATTGGCAATAGGTTAACGCGTACgcctttctattttttttaaaatagccAAAACAACGTCGTTTGGCATCTGAATTTCCAAACCCCTAAACTACCAAAAAACCGGACGGTTCTTCCAGTTTGCTGGTTAACCGCTGGTTTGACTGGTTTTTCCACCGGTTCTTTGCCGTTCGGTTTTTAAGGTTACCCGGACCGATTAGGTAACCGGTTCCCAATTTTTTCggttgaaccggccggtccggtccggttttcagaaccatgcATTGGATACGTCTTAATTATTGTAAgggataagtatgattttggtccccaACGTAGGGGCTAAAAATTTATTTCGCCCATCGCCTTTTTTTCGCTCCAAAATGGTCCCCAaggtttcagtttgttttaaaatcgtcctttttactaattttattttttattaccaaattaccatttattaaaaaattataaaataaaataaatataaaataaataaataaataaataaataaagaaaaaagaaagggatACAGAAGAAGCCAAATGACTTGCATAGAGCACATGACGCGGTAGTTAGTGCTTAGACAAAAATGTAAAGGGTGATCAAAACAATGAGATTTTGGCAAATAACAATCACATTTAGTGGTTAGTTGGATATGAGTTTTTAGGTTTAAAAATGAGCAATTTTGGTCAAATtacattttataataaataaatttaaaattttaattattttattaatttttataattttattaaatttttaattaagtcgcCCCGCCATTCTGCTGCCCTACACCACCGCACCACCACCATTTCTGTGAACTggattttttgtgaaatttttggattttttgtgaaatttgttgtggaatattcttgttgttgaaatttgaatttggaatattattgttgctgaatttgttgattattcATGTTGcttgattttgattttctgatgttgatgatgatgatgaacatgatgataatggtggtggtggtgggttcTTGTTCAGCTTGAgcttttggttgattttggttgattttggggaaagttctgatgatgatgatgaccatgatgatactggtggtggtggtggtggttctggTTGGGCTTCTGttctggtggtggtggtggtggttgttgattttggggtggtggtggttgatttTGGGGTGAAGGGAGAAGGGTATTTTCGTCCGAAGGACGATTTTCAAACAAACTGAAACTTTAGGGAGCATTTTAGAGCAAAAAATGGTGAgggacgaaaaaaattttcaaccccTACGTtggggaccaaaatcatacttatcccttattgtaactaattaatttctgtttgaaatatttttattcagcATAGGTTGGCAGGACTAGGGGAACAAAGTCGAAATCGCAATAATGGTAGAATCCAGACTCTATGTTGTCGCATCGATACCCACACATTTGACTATGTAcgatattttttggtttttacaTTAAATCATGCATTGATATACCGTTCCTAATTATTGTTCTTTAACACGATGTGCACAGTTTTGATGGATACTATATGAGGATCTCCAATTACGTCAGATTATGGCCGACTGGCTTATGAGTGACGTAAAGATATATACATGGAGGGCTGTTGTCCTCTCGTATACTTTCACTTTGTAGAGTTTCATCATGTTGACAGAGTAAAGAGACAGTTCGGGGGACAGTAGCACAGGTCAGCAGATTCGGTGAACATCGACGAGTATTTTTTCAAGACGACGGGAGGAGATGACTCTGGTGGCCTAACGTGCACTGTCAGTGGTAAGATTTATTCAGGGGCCGTTACCAGCTACAACAGTTAGTTACCATCAATGGCCACCTGACTTTCGTTCGACACAGGAGTACCTCACTTGGTGGCAGTAGTCATGTAGAGTTAGATTTCTAACCATATCGACGACCTTCATCACAATGTTGAAGTCATAAATCCTTCCTAAAACAAAGAGGCCAATCCAACATCTCACGGGATAATGTACCCAAAGTATCCAATTACCAATTGCAACCCTCATTGTTTGGACTATACGCTGCATTTATACGATATCTCTTATCCTCGGCTGATTTGAACCGTGAATTGAAGTTTAAAACCATGTGCTAGATGTAGTATGCATGATATGCCGAGGGAGGATGCCATCCACTGTGAGGTACATTTAGACCAGCGCAAATAGCTTATGATCTATTTGATATGATAAGAATTTCAGGCTGCAGAGTAACAGCTGTCTCAGATTCGAAAGAAAAAACGACCATGACTCAGTTGTCTCAGATTTGACTAATGCGAAAGCTATGGACAGAATTTTGTTATTACCACCTTGAGCCACAGCAATTAACAGCACGCCCCCGTACTTTTCGTACAAGTGTATCTCGTCCACAAATACAAAAAGCTTGCAATACTTAAACGCCTCAATGCATGGAGTGAATGCCTAAAAGACCCTATCAAATTGGTTCTACTCTCCGTCAACTATGACTCTGTTGTAATAAGAAACAGCAATACAGTCGTGAATCATGCTTGGGATGTAACAGCCCGGGTATCTTGTTGTACGACTCTTCCCAGTTACCATAAATCTGAGCAATCGCTTTCTGCTTTGTCATCCACACCTTTCGGTATGATGGCTTGAAATGGTAACTCTGATGCACCGCACTTTGCAATACCAGGATAGACATTGATAGATCAGTCTTTATTATAGGTAACACGACTTTGAAAATCAAACTACTATCCAATTGAGCATGGTCCGGAGACATGATTGGTGCCAAACAAGTGTATGCTCTACCGAGCCTACACACCTCTCTACAAATTACTTGTGGATGTCAATGTTCAGTACAACACATAATTAACGTAATAGACTTTAATTCATCCAAAATAAATCGTAAAATATACCAATATTTCAAGTTTTGACATAGTGCCACACAAAGACTCTATCGACAACCCTTGGTGAATTGCTTACAATGACAGTGGTATTTAAGCCTATCTAACTCCAAAACTCTATACTCCTCATGCCTttgaatattataatttttcacCGCCATCAGAACTACATCATGGTTCCTGAACTTATGGTTAACTCAGAATTCTATCCCACCATCCGTTGTAATCATCCCCTTCATCGGCATTGAAAGTCCAACTGCATTGCGTCCAAATTCAAAGTGTGATAATGACTAGGAACTTCTAATAATCGAGGAATTGGCAAAGGGGGAGGCAAGAGAAACCGAGCACCACTACTAGTGAAAGTCTCCAACACATACTCATCAGAGGAAGAAGTATCACTAGACGACTCGAATTCGGAAACATAAGTTGAATCGCCCTAACTGTCTTCCTTGTCGGCACTATCACGAGGTTAGGCGCAGTGGATCGTGTTGCATCCAGCGGGACAACTTCAGCACTCGAAGGAGATGGCCTACCACAAACAACCGCGTCACACACCACATCATACCACTCCATCACATGTTGTGGCATTAGCCGTGCATGTACATCAAACATTACCCTCACATGCCGATCTCCGTCAATCCAAAATAACCTGTTGGTAAATCCACTGCTTGGAAGCGCGTGCATAAATCTATATGCAACCCACCCAACCTCTTTGGTACATATTCCCCTGTATTGTTCAATATGACCTGTCTTTAGCGGATGTAGGGTATCAACCCGGTTACTGCGCAacatcacagttgaatcagactCGAAAAGCATTCCTTCATCACCGTGTTTTACTATCCCATTAggaaaaaccacaaaaaaatGATTATTCTCCATGAGAATAAAACGGAAAGAAGAGCAAAAAAATAGAGTAATTCTCCAAAATATCTTGGGCGCCTCCTAAACCATAATACACATATCTTAAGTGTTGAGAGCCAAATTACACGTTTGACTATATCTCGGATGTTGAGGCCCAAATTAGGCATGTTACACGTATCTCGGGTGTTGAGACTCCCTTCTAAATTTAAACATATCTTAGATGTTCAGTATCCGATCTCCCATGTAAAACATATCCTAGATGCACCCAGGATATGTCACGGTGTCGTCCGGTCACAGAACAGTGTCTCAAACGTCGAAATATGCACATTTTTTATGGgtaaaaaacttaaataaacCAAAGAGAGATCTTTATTACCTAAATCAGccaaaacaagaaatttttcaGCAATCCACCAAGTagcaaatatatataattcgaatcaacatgATTCAAACTCCAAATGCAAGTAATTCGAAacaacttgattcgaattacgttTAAGACAAATTGCATGTAATTTGAATCAAGTAGATTCGAATTAGTGAAGCATAAATCGAATCAAGTCGATTCAAACTAGTAGGCAAACATGACTAGAGGGAGttcgaatcatattgattcgaattactcattGTTGAAGTTCGAATTAACCTGATTCGAATTATCTATATATACTTCAACTTTGGTTGTTTCGAATTAGTGTGTTCCAGggctatgtatatatgtgatgAACGTGAGTTGCTCTCAAAAAGTACGTAGCATAAACATTAAAAAGGATTCTCTAAATTAACGTATTTTGCAAGGTATGTAACGGAACTAATATAAATAAGCAAAGTAACATAGTTCTCATAGTACCTGATACAATATAACCACTAATAAACATACAGACATCATCTGATGAAGTAAATGACTAGTACATATAACAGTGATAACTGAAATACATAAACATAAGTATGTAGCAATAGACAccaacaatgaactaacaaacaAGACACTACACAAATCATCTAAAAAGATGCGATCCCGTGAAGCAACGTCGAGGAACCCGTGTCCTGTGACCTCTCCGGATCAGCGGCTCCTCATCCTCTATGTCATCCTCCTCATCATCCTGGGGTGGCTGGGCAAGTCTGGTAGGCTGGATATGTAACGACCGGGATGAAGAAGGCCCGACAACTGACTGTGATCCAGCACAAGCTGCTGATGGTGGTGTACCGCCCAGAGCAAAATGCTCAGTCTGAGGTACGGATGGAGGCTCATTCAGATCTACATCTAAATGTGCCTGTGACCCCGAAGTCTGGCCAATTCGACGGACAGCCTCATCCTCCTGCATGATGGCAGTGATCTCGTCAAGGAAGTGGTCCCCACCGTAGTCGGCATCAAGACCATCACCGGCAAGAAAGTCTGAATACATGGTGCCCGGACTGACCCATGGTGTACTCTCATGTAGTGGATGATCGTCGTCAGGAACACCAACAAAGTAATCTCCGAGAGGCCCCTCCCCCAGTCCAGCGTCAACATGACCCGAAGTATCTCCCATAACTGACCCATGTAACTCTCCAGCAGCTCTGCCAGCATCGGGTATAACACCACCATGAGCAGCACCCCCCGCAATGGCATCGTCACCATGATCACCCCCGATATGGTGCGCTGCAGCCCCTCTCCGTCGGCCGCCACAACGCCGTGCTCGTCCACGACCCCTCCCTGCCTGCTCACCCTCCTCGAGA from Arachis duranensis cultivar V14167 chromosome 4, aradu.V14167.gnm2.J7QH, whole genome shotgun sequence encodes:
- the LOC107484947 gene encoding uncharacterized protein LOC107484947, translating into MEQSQSNPQPQDNAVQNSQTGSSRGKSDPAWQYFTVKYDKNNKAQYTCIFCLNTYNGGGIYRMKYHFAKIPGQIKVCNKVTKDVELQFKRLLEENKKIRQNFTSDCYDVESETQVEEEGEVLNPVQPPAPATMGDKGKRRAIAATSIGSDFKERTTPGSQPALKSILASKQVKHKVKLGLARWIIDARIPFNAIQSPYFQPTLDGVAAIRPGFKGPSYDEMRVHLLADLKKECQLLVEGYRSSWKRTGCTLMADGWTDQRQRTLINFLVYCSAGMSFVNSVDTSDMIKTADTLFKLFAEVIEWVGSSNIVHVVTDNAANYVSAGKLIHENYPNIFWSPCAAHCINLILKDIASLPHIADLASRASKVTVFVYNHMIFLSWLRKRKE